A single genomic interval of Cyprinus carpio isolate SPL01 chromosome B24, ASM1834038v1, whole genome shotgun sequence harbors:
- the LOC109050313 gene encoding rho GTPase-activating protein 29-like isoform X3 — protein sequence MGSVVVGVNFKEVNEDNKQTLFSEIYTSIDTLAFTFGNVVSDFLMGDVENGSASGLPQACRSRSFENLTVESSGCGPEKDDPPGPSPPARVEEMDGALLRSDSGVESALLYAKAWSKYTKELLAWVDKRLNMDIECAKSYAKMAESAKVLASQQEHMPFRDIYISAFKNDIEYSQLIMQTTAALQANKFMQPLQARKNELDKLRKEVKEQWQREQKKMHEADSALKKARLLQAQRQEEYEKARCSTSRVEEEQIGTAGGKLLEKRRKLEEEALQKAEEAQEHYKHCITDVGVKRVDLANTKSEILTQIRELVFQCDLTLKAVTVNWFQMQQAQVVSLPVNFQSLCENAKLYEPGLCYTEFVKSLPSDSTRVESFSFDISGTQNTGLPLSKRVMNSGHSTQVHLSQVSLTPGDFLSADEVESHVQARTGKMTDGRSNSSTDIQALRIHGPFRVWRSSSQGGGMCSDSESAGGSSESRSMDSPTASPGDFKRRLPRTPSTGTMSSADDLDEREPPSPSDNGLSEMITEAASSPGPFRNTQMSKAAQTHKLRKLRAPSKCRECESLVVFHGAECEECSLACHKKCLETLAIQCGHKKLQGKLHLFAIDFAQAAKNSPDGIPFIIKKCTSEIENRALNIKGIYRVNGAKSRVEKLCQAFENGKDLVELSDLYPHDISNVLKLYLRQLPEPLILFRYYNDFIGLAKESQSIIVDEVEASRGRPTADSPQISVELNRVLFKIKDLLRQLPSAHYKTLQFLIQHLHRVTERADENKMTASNLGIIFGPTLIKPRQADAEVSLSSLVDYPYQALIVELLIRHYEMIFDTPLSPLPPSSPVAESSPLPIKSRFTPEEKEQQLSRHSKSLVDIKEQQQPKAKMYKRHSSVIPSTHLMDEVKDGKINTDKDFAAVSDRVDINKLLSSSVPEMRNSPGLSRRNHVTRVQLRPPRPKLTSRPISMPAERLLNLTKVDECNVKNAVEQDDNHSRDPIIEEVSEEEKPKSRAGNHYRKSYIDTQMLRRTWDKQYKHHDINPKTVVTVADSGTNDASIHTTPLTSSSFSVHTKTPNTVLSNRPYTIAVRPGRTLRREGNVSEYCPVPTVFRPPRTLQPPPGTFYKPPGSRSKSLTEVEFKTIRATANSTEEEEEEEDDDEEEGFGVEVSVDEPEPDLDPEPSPEPDAHNTDPHPLPQSPSSSPEELGQNETKPVYQRLRSRRMQDLEHREAHFV from the exons ATGGGAAGTGTGGTGGTCG GTGTGAACTTCAAGGAAGTGAATGAAGACAATAAGCAGACACTATTCTCCGAGATCTACACTTCCATAGATACATTGGCCTTCACATTTGGCAATGT AGTGTCTGACTTCCTTATGGGAGATGTAGAGAACGGCTCAGCCTCGGGGCTTCCTCAGGCCTGCAGGAGCAGG tcttttgaaAATCTTACAGTGGAGTCCAGCGGATGTGGACCGGAAAAAGATGACCCTCCAG GTCCCTCTCCGCCCGCCCGGGTGGAGGAGATGGACGGAGCTTTGCTCCGCAGTGATAGCGGGGTGGAGTCGGCACTGCTCTATGCCAAAGCCTGGTCAAAATACACCAAGGAACTCCTGGCTTGGGTGGACAAACGACTTAATATGG ACATTGAGTGTGCAAAGAGCTACGCCAAGATGGCTGAATCTGCAAAGGTGCTGGCGTCTCAACAG GAGCACATGCCATTCCGGGATATTTACATTTCTGCCTTCAAGAACGATATCGAATACAGCCAGTTGATCATGCAAACCACAGCTGCTCTACAGGCCAACAAATTCATGCAG CCTCTGCAAGCTCGGAAGAATGAGCTGGATAAGTTGAGGAAGGAGGTGAAGGAACAATGGCAGAGAGAGCAGAAGAAAATG CATGAAGCAGACAGTGCGCTGAAGAAGGCCCGGCTTCTGCAGGCACAGAGACAGGAAGAGTACGAGAAAGCCCGCTGCTCCACCAGTCGAGTGGAGGAGGAACAGATCGGAACGGCGGGAGGAAAACTGCTGGAGAAGAGACGCAAACTGGAGGAGGAGGCTCTGCAGAAG GCAGAGGAAGCCCAAGAACATTATAAGCACTGCATCACAGATGTCGGGGTCAAGAGAGTGGACTTGGCCAACACCAAGAGTGAGATTCTTACTCAGATACGAGAGCTTGTGTTTCAGTGCGACCTGACCCTGAAAGCA GTGACAGTGAACTGGTTTCAGATGCAGCAGGCGCAGGTGGTTTCCCTGCCTGTGAATTTCCAGTCGCTATGCGAGAATGCTAAACTGTACGAACCAGGTCTCTGTTACACTGAATTTGTGAAGAGTCTTCCCTCTGACAGTACCAGGGTGGAATCGTTCTCCTTTGACATCTCTGGGACACAGAACACTGG GTTGCCGCTCTCAAAGCGAGTGATGAATAGCGGTCACTCAACCCAAGTTCACTTGTCCCAGGTGTCCCTCACACCTGGAGACTTCCTGAGCGCTGACGAGGTGGAGAGTCACGTCCAAGCACGCACCGGAAAGATGACAGACGGACGCTCGAACAGCAGTACAGATATTCAAG CTCTGAGGATCCATGGTCCATTCCGGGTCTGGAGGTCCAGCAGTCAGGGTGGAGGCATGTGCAGTGACTCTGAGAGCGCTGGAGGAAGCAGTGAATCTCGCTCTATGGACTCCCCTACAGCAAGCCCAG GTGATTTTAAGAGAAGGCTTCCCAGAACCCCATCCACAGGCACCATGTCTTCAGCAGATGATCTGGATGAGAGAGAACCACCATCTCCTTCAGATAATG GTCTAAGTGAAATGATAACTGAGGCAGCCAGCTCTCCTGGACCCTTCCGCAACACGCAGATGTCTAAAGCGGCACAGACACACAAGCTGAGGAAGCTCCGTGCTCCATCGAAGTGCAGGGAGTGTGAAAGTCTTGTGGTATTTCACGGTGCTGAATGCGAGGAA TGTTCTCTTGCCTGTCATAAGAAGTGTTTGGAGACTCTTGCCATCCAGTGTGGGCATAAAAAGCTACAGGGAAAACTGCACCTATTTGCTATCGACTTTGCTCAGGCAGCCAAGAACAGCCCTGATGGAATCCCCTTCATCATCAAAAAATGCACCTCGGAGATCGAAAACAGGGCGCTGAACATCAAG ggaattTACCGTGTTAACGGTGCCAAATCACGGGTGGAGAAGCTTTGTCAAGCCTTTGAGAACGGCAAAGACCTGGTTGAGCTTTCGGATCTCTACCCTCACGATATCAGCAACGTCCTCAAACTCTACCTACGACAG CTCCCAGAGCCCCTGATTCTTTTCCGATACTATAATGACTTCATCGGATTGGCTAAAGAGAGTCAGAGTATCATTGTTGATGAGGTAGAGGCATCAAGAGGAAGACCCACCGCCGACAGCCCGCAGATCAGCGTAGAGCTCAACCGGGTCCTCTTCAAGATTAAAGATCTGCTGCGTCAGCTTCCTTCAGCCCACTACAAAACCCTGCAGTTCCTTATTCAGCACTTGCACAG GGTAACAGAAAGGGCAGATGAGAACAAGATGACTGCCAGTAATCTAGGCATCATCTTTGGTCCCACACTGATCAAGCCCCGACAGGCAGATGCAGAGGTCTCCCTGTCCTCTCTGGTGGACTACCCCTACCAGGCCCTGATCGTGGAGCTTTTGATCCGCCATTATGAGATGATCTTCGACACTCCTCTGAGTCCTCTTCCACCTTCCTCACCTGTAGCAGAGAGCTCTCCACTCCCCATCAAATCACGCTTCACCCCAGAGGAGAAGGAACAGCAGCTCAGCCGACATTCAAAGTCCCTGGTGGACATTAAAGAG CAGCAACAGCCAAAAGCTAAGATGTATAAAAGACACTCCTCCGTAATACCTTCTACACACCTGATGGATGAGGTGAAAGATGGGAAGATAAATACTGACAAAGACTTCGCTGCAG TTAGTGATAGAGTGGACATCAACAAGCTCCTATCGTCAAGCGTTCCTGAAATGCGAAACTCGCCCGGTCTCAGCCGGCGTAACCACGTCACCAGAGTTCAACTACGGCCTCCGAGACCCAAGCTGACCTCTCGACCAATCAGCATGCCAGCCGAGCGGCTCCTCAACCTCACCAAGGTGGACGAATGTAACGTGAAGAACGCCGTAGAGCAGGATGACAACCACAGTCGAGATCCCATCATCGAGGAGGTGTCCGAAGAGGAGAAGCCCAAGTCCAGAGCGGGAAACCATTACAGGAAATCATACATCGATACGCAGATGCTACGGCGGACATGGGACAAGCAATATAAGCATCATGACATCAATCCGAAGACGGTTGTGACCGTTGCTGATTCCGGGACCAACGACGCCAGCATTCATACTACACCTCTCACATCTTCGTCTTTCTCAGTACACACCAAAACCCCCAACACTGTTCTTTCTAACAGACCTTACACCATTGCTGTGAGGCCTGGGCGGACTTTGCGTAGGGAAGGAAACGTTAGCGAATACTGCCCTGTTCCCACAGTCTTCAGGCCTCCCAGAACTCTGCAGCCTCCTCCTGGAACATTCTACAAACCTCCAGGTAGCCGATCCAAATCTTTAACAGAGGTTGAGTTTAAGACTATTAGAGCAACCGCAAACAGcactgaggaagaagaggaggaggaggacgacgATGAGGAGGAAGGGTTTGGGGTGGAAGTCTCGGTTGATGAGCCTGAGCCAGATTTGGATCCAGAACCATCGCCGGAGCCAGATGCCCACAATACAGACCCGCATCCGCTCCCCCAGTCTCCCAGCTCCAGTCCAGAGGAGCTCGGACAAAACGAGACCAAACCTGTATACCAGAGACTCAGATCGCGCCGTATGCAGGATCTCGAACACAGGGAGGCTCATTTTGTTTGA